The genomic interval CATATGACATGACCCAATCGAATAAATAAGAATTTTTGTCTTTTATTTCAAAAGCATTAGTTTTTTCGAAGTAATTTCTTTTTTTACATTAAACAGATATCTATGTTTGGCAAAATTTTGAAAAAAGTGTTATAATATTCAAAGTTTTACTTTAGATAGAAAGATAGAAAAAAAGAGGGGATAAAAAAAAATGGCTAATTAATCAAATAAAAGAACTATTTGTTTTACGGAACAGAAGATATGTCTTTCACATGACTTGTAGCAATAAAAAAACTATATCAGTTGCATGGCAGTTCCAAAGAAACGCACCTCGAGATCCAAAAAAAAAATCCGAAAAACTCTTTGGAAAAGGAGAGGTTTTTGGACAGCATTGAAAGCTTATTCATTAGCGCAATCAATTTCTACGGGAAATTCAAAAAGTTTTTTTGTATAAAAAATACAAACGTTGGAATACTCTGAATTAGCTGGATTCTATTCTCTAATAGAATATAGAATTTGTATATAAACAAAAATAGTTTCAAATAGTTATATTTTTTAATAAAATCAAAGAAACAGAATTTTAGAATTATTTTTATTTAATAGAATTTTTAAATAAAAATAATTCTATTAAATAAAAATTTTTACTTATAACTCATATAAATATCTATTTTGGAATCTATTTATTTTATAAGAAGAAAAAATATTTTGAATGGAATATTTGAATGGAATACTAAATTGGTGATCCAAAAATGATAAATTTTTGAATTTCTTTTTTTAAAAGAAAAAAAGAATATGCATCTCTTTGGATTCAAAAATGAAATAGAAATAAAAAAGATTTGATAATAAATGAAAAACTACGAATTTTTTGTTCCATTTCCGACGAGATAATAATAATAATTATTGAAATGTTTATATCTTTTGTTAAGCTCTTTCTATATATACGAATTCTTCTTATTCATTTGAATATATGAATATAAATATATATTCAAGTGAATAAATAATTTAATTTCTAATAATTTTTATAAAAAAAAAACAAAGAAAAAAAAAAAGAAATAATTAGAATACAATTCTTTTGTTTCTTTAATATTTATTAATTACTAAAAAAAATTGCATCTTTCGAATTTATTCTTTCAATCTCGACGATTTACAATAAATAGGTTATTATGATTTCGGGTAAGCCGCTATGGTGAAATTGGTAGACACGCTGCTCTTAGGAAGCAGTGCTAGAGCATCTCGGTTCGAGTCCGAGTGGCGGCATGGCATCTTTTACTCTAAAAGAGTAAGTCCTAAAATGAATTCAATTTCTGATTTATCTTCCTAGTATTAGTTATTGGGACACCTTATTTTTATGATATTTTCAACTTTAGAGCATATATTAACTCATATATCGTTTTCGGTCGTATCAATTGTAATTTCAACTCATTTGATAACTCTATTAGTCAATGAAATCTTAGGATTTCATGATTTGTCCAAAAATGGTATGATAATAAGCTTTTTCTGTATAACGGGATTGTTAATTACTCGTTGGATTTTGTCGGGCCATTTACCATTTAGTGATTTATATGAATCATTAATCTTTCTTTCCTGGGGTTTTTCTATTTTTCATATAGTTTTTTGTTTTAAAAAGCATAAAAACGATTTAAGTGCAATAATCGCACCGAGTGTTATTTTTACCCAAGGCTTTGCTACTTCGGGTGTTTTAACCGAAATCCATCAATCTGCAATATTAGTACCCGCTTTACAATCTCATTGGTTAATGATGCACGTAAGTATGATGATATTTGGCTATGCAGCTCTTTTATGTGGATCGTTATTATCTGTAGGAATCTTAGTTATTACATTTGGAGAAGTCATACAAATTTTGGGTAAAAGCAATAATTTGTATTTTTTAAATGAATCCTTTTCTTTTGTTGAGATCCAATACATGAATAGGAATGAAAGGAACAATGTTTTACAAAAAACTTTTTTTTCTTCTTCTAGAAATTATTACAGGTCTCAGTTTATTCAACAACTCGATCGTTGGAGTTATCGTATTATTAGTCTGGGTTT from Arachis hypogaea chloroplast, complete genome carries:
- the ccsA gene encoding cytochrome c heme attachment protein, with translation MIFSTLEHILTHISFSVVSIVISTHLITLLVNEILGFHDLSKNGMIISFFCITGLLITRWILSGHLPFSDLYESLIFLSWGFSIFHIVFCFKKHKNDLSAIIAPSVIFTQGFATSGVLTEIHQSAILVPALQSHWLMMHVSMMIFGYAALLCGSLLSVGILVITFGEVIQILGKSNNLYFLNESFSFVEIQYMNRNERNNVLQKTFFSSSRNYYRSQFIQQLDRWSYRIISLGFLFLTIGILSGAVWANEAWGSYWNWDPKETWAFITWTIFAIYLHTRKNTKFESVNSSIAASLGFLIIWICYLGINLLGIGLHSYGSFTSN
- the rpl32 gene encoding ribosomal protein L32, with the protein product MAVPKKRTSRSKKKIRKTLWKRRGFWTALKAYSLAQSISTGNSKSFFV